One Lutra lutra chromosome 7, mLutLut1.2, whole genome shotgun sequence DNA window includes the following coding sequences:
- the LOC125105440 gene encoding olfactory receptor 4K14-like, with amino-acid sequence MEEANQSMTSEFIFHGLCDSRELQTFLLLPFSTLYLMTVVGNLFVVLLFITDPHLHSPMYFLLANLSFVDFCLSSVTTPKLTTDFLKDNKTISFGGCMTQIFGVHFFAGGEMVLLVTMAYDRYVAICKPLHYSSIMDRQKCIWLVLISWIIGFVHAMSQLAMILDLPFCGSRIVDSFFCDIPLVIKLACMDTHTLGMLINADSGILATTCFILLLMSYTYILLTVRLNSKDGASKALSTCTSHITVVLLFFGPCIFIYLWPLNITWMDKFLAVFYTVITPLLNPAIYTLRNKDIRNAIKRLINQHMDSQDNF; translated from the coding sequence ATGGAGGAAGCAAACCAGTCTATGACGTCTGAGTTCATTTTTCATGGACTTTGTGATTCAAGGGAGCTCCAGACCTTCCTCTTACTGCCTTTTTCTACGCTCTACCTGATGACTGTTGTGGGCAACCTCTTTGTCGTGCTCTTATTCATCACTGACCCTCATCTCCATTCCCCAATGTACTTCCTCTTAGCCAATCTCTCATTTGTGGACTTCTGCCTTTCCTCAGTAACTACCCCTAAACTGACCACAGACTTCCTAAAGGATAATAAAACCATCTCCTTTGGTGGCTGCATGACCCAGATCTTCGGTGTGCATTTTTTTGCAGGTGGCGAGATGGTGCTGCTGGTGACAATGGCCTATGATCGTTATGTGGCCATTTGCAAGCCACTGCATTACTCTAGCATCATGGATAGACAGAAGTGCATCTGGTTAGTTTTGATATCATGGATCATTGGCTTTGTGCATGCCATGAGCCAACTAGCCATGATTTTAGATCTGCCCTTCTGTGGATCCAGAATAGTGGACAGTTTTTTCTGTGATATCCCTTTGGTGATAAAACTGGCCTGCATGGATACACATACTCTAGGAATGCTGATAAACGCTGACAGCGGGATCTTGGCAACAACTTGCTTCATTCTCTTACTGATGTCCTACACCTATATCCTCCTAACTGTCCGTCTAAACTCCAAGGACGGAGCATCAAAAGCACTCTCTACCTGTACTTCCCACATCACAGTGGTATTGCTATTCTTTGGACCTTGCATCTTCATCTATCTGTGGCCACTTAACATCACTTGGATGGACAAGTTTCTTGCTGTGTTTTACACAGTAATCACACCTCTCCTGAATCCAGCCATTTACACACTGAGAAATAAAGATATTAGGAATGCCATAAAGAGACTGATAAATCAACATATGGATTCACAggataatttttag